From Osmerus eperlanus chromosome 28, fOsmEpe2.1, whole genome shotgun sequence, the proteins below share one genomic window:
- the LOC134015253 gene encoding P2Y purinoceptor 2, whose product MDSSLTLNKSLANGSGSVSCYAEPQHVSITVFISLVFLVGFFLNSFSLWVFCYKVPSWSSGTVLQFNLALSDAIGSPGTLIMAVNFALGHWPFGRFLCQIKIALLSTHFYGSTMFLTLISVHRYVAVVYFNKRSYMKQKGFVSKLCGGVWVMLLVKTAVYAVCLPPTKEGNTTQCHSIHQNNLTNIHFALNFLLFTFGFILPFSVSAICYSRLASVVSSININTGKGLAVKTKSLRMIGICLVIFGLCFLPFHIARTTAVVIKKYYSTECRTLLRVETGYYVCVILAGFNCCLDPLLYVFGSQSFAKAFKNSLKIRSKHKGEDKRESDGLGLSGTDAF is encoded by the coding sequence ATGGATAGCTCGTTGACATTGAACAAGAGTCTAGCCAACGGCAGTGGCTCCGTGTCCTGCTATGCCGAGCCCCAGCACGTCTCCATCACCGTGTTCATCTCCCTGGTCTTCCTGGTCGGCTTCTTCCTCAACAGCTTCAGTCTGTGGGTCTTCTGTTACAAAGTGCCAAGCTGGAGTTCTGGTACGGTGCTGCAGTTCAATCTGGCTCTGAGCGATGCCATTGGCTCCCCGGGGACACTTATTATGGCGGTGAACTTCGCCTTGGGCCACTGGCCATTCGGAAGGTTTCTGTGCCAAATCAAGATTGCGCTACTCAGCACGCACTTCTATGGCAGCACCATGTTCCTCACCCTCATCAGTGTGCATCGGTATGTGGCAGTTGTCTATTTCAACAAAAGGTCATATATGAAACAGAAGGGATTTGTCTCAAAGTTGTGTGGTGGAGTGTGGGTCATGCTTCTGGTAAAAACGGCGGTCTATGCAGTGTGCCTTCCCCCTACCAAGGAAGGCAATACAACTCAATGTCACAGCATTCATCAGAACAATCTTACCAATATTCACTTTGCCTTAAACTTTCTGTTGTTTACATTTGGGTTCATTTTGCCGTTTTCTGTTTCTGCAATCTGCTATAGCCGCCTGGCAAGTGTAGTGTCCAGCATCAATATCAACACAGGCAAAGGTCTTGCTGTTAAGACCAAGTCTCTGAGGATGATTGGGATTTGTCTAGTGATATTTGGACTCTGCTTCCTCCCATTTCACATTGCAAGGACAACAGCGGTGGTGATCAAAAAGTACTACTCGACAGAGTGTCGTACTCTCCTGCGTGTTGAAACTGggtattatgtgtgtgtaatccTTGCAGGTTTTAATTGTTGCCTGGATCCCCTATTGTATGTTTTTGGTTCGCAGAGTTTCGCTAAGGCTTTCAAGAATTCTTTAAAGATCAGGTCTAAGCATAAAGGTGAAGACAAAAGGGAGTCCGATGGACTAGGTCTAAGTGGGACGGATGCTTTTTGA
- the LOC134015362 gene encoding ectonucleoside triphosphate diphosphohydrolase 2-like, with product MTNQYCHIIAPAVLLLLGLSGILLVVIPIYDVRESPENMYGVVLDAGSSHTTMFIYKWPADKVNGTGIVTQHSECHVKGGGISSYAGQRGGAARSLEACLEQALQDIPKSRHRLTPMYLGATAGMRLLNISNYTQSEQILKEVGNKLRTYPFNFRGAAILSGQEEGAYGWVTVNYLLENFIKYGFVGRWLSSGRKTVGALDFGGASTQITFETPDNMEDARNEVKLRLYGEDYHIYTHSFLCYGRDQVLRKLLAYLVKTQGSGGLISNPCHPAGHNISITLGSVFDSPCTAEHRPTPYHPQSSLTVQGTGNYQQCLNNVSEMFSFNKCSFSKCSFDGIFQPNVTGSFMAFSAFYYTHSFLERCTGIQIKSPSLLEGAARTVCNMSFQELSEKVPEEKKRLQDYCTVSVFIQVLTLEAYRFDEVSFPRISFQKKAGDTSIGWALGYMLSLSSLLPGESIGLRKALLPGAWLGLIFIFVFLLLIVFVYLVVMVCQRKKGGASVI from the exons ATGACTAACCAGTACTGTCACATCATTGCCCCAGCCGTGCTCCTGTTACTGGGGTTGTCTGGAATTTTATTGGTTGTGATTCCAATTTACGACGTACGGGAATCTCCGGAGAATATG TATGGAGTTGTCCTGGATGCAGGTTCCTCCCACACCACCATGTTTATCTACAAGTGGCCGGCTGATAAGGTGAATGGCACTGGCATCGTCACCCAGCACAGCGAGTGTCATGTGAAAG gTGGAGGAATTTCAAGTTATGCCGGACAGCGAGGGGGGGCCGCACGCAGTCTGGAGGCCTGTCTAGAACAGGCCTTGCAGGACATCCCTAAGTCTAGGCACCGTCTCACCCCAATGTATCTCGGAGCCACAGCTGGTATGAGGCTACTGAA tATATCTAACTACACCCAGTCAGAACAAATACTGAAAGAAGTGGGAAACAAATTGCGCACTTACCCTTTCAACTTCAGAGGGGCCGCCATCTTGAGCGGTCAAGAGGAGGGGGCGTATGGCTGGGTTACTGTCAACTACCTTCTAGAAAACTTCATCAAG TATGGCTTTGTGGGGCGCTGGCTTAGTTCCGGAAGGAAGACGGTGGGGGCTCTGGATTTCGGGGGGGCCTCTACTCAGATCACCTTTGAGACCCCTGATAACATGGAGGACGCGAGAAACGAGGTGAAGCTACGGCTTTACGGTGAAGACTATCACATCTACACCCATAGCTTCCTGTGCTATGGCAGGGACCAGGTTTTACGCAAACTCCTGGCTTACTTGGTCAAG ACTCAAGGCTCTGGAGGTCTGATTTCCAACCCGTGCCACCCTGCAGGACACAACATCTCCATCACACTGGGCAGCGTGTTTGACTCCCCATGCACTGCAGAACACAGACCCACGCCTTACCACCCGCAGAGCTCCCTGACTGTGCAGGGGACTGGGAATTACCAGCAATGTCTGAACAACGTGTCTGAGATGTTCTCCTTCAACAAGTGCTCCTTCTCCAAGTGCTCCTTCGATGGGATCTTTCAGCCCAACGTGACTGGCAGCTTTATG GCGTTCTCTGCTTTCTACTACACGCACTCCTTCCTGGAGCGCTGCACCGGCATCCAAATCAAATCGCCCTCACTTCTGGAGGGAGCCGCCCGCACTGTCTGCAACATGAGCTTCCAGGAG TTGTCTGAGAAGGTCCCGGAAGAGAAGAAGCGTCTCCAAGACTACTGCACAGTATCCGTCTTCATCCAGGTGCTAACTCTTGAAGCCTATCGCTTCGACGAGGTCTCCTTCCCACGCATCTCTTTTCAGAAAAAG GCGGGAGACACCTCCATTGGTTGGGCGCTGGGTTACATGTTGAGCCTAAGCAGCCTGTTGCCGGGGGAGAGTATTGGCCTGAGGAAGGCGCTGCTTCCAGGAGCTTGGCTTGGCCTGATCTTCAtctttgtcttcctcctcctaattgtatttgtttatttggtTGTGATGGTCTGTCAACGGAAGAAGGGCGGGGCCAGTGTTATTTGA
- the nelfb gene encoding negative elongation factor B — protein MFAGLPELGISNGEDLKETLTNCTEPLKAIDQFQTENGILLPTLQSALPFLDLHGTPRLEFHQSVFDELRDKLMERVATIAEGKEEDRYGKLEELLEKSFPLVKMPSIQPVVMQVLKHLPKVPEKKLKVVMADKELYKVCAVEVKRQIWQDNQALFGDEVSPLLKQYIVEKEAALFSNDLSILHNFFSPSPKTRRQGEVVLKLTQMIGKNVKLYDMVLQFLRTLFLRTRNVHYCTLRAELLMSLHDLDISEICSVDPCHKFTWCLDACIREKFVDAKRARELQGFLDGVRKGQEQVLGDLSMILCDPFACNTLVLSTVRNLQELLSQDALPRDSPDLLLLLRMLSLGQGAWDMIDSQVFKEPRLDVEVVTRFLPAMMSVVVDDYTFTVEQKLPSEEKTSVTYPTSLPDSFNKYLQENRVACEMGLYYVLHIAKQRNKNALQRLLPSLVETLNDMAFGDIFLHLLTGHLTLLSDEFSTEEFCTAVFDGFLLTSYSSKENVHRHSLRLLLHLHHKVLPSYMETLMKTLEPPKQSSEPVKELYTQLTEKLEAQKKSPPEPDEAPSLDLGLHPVTVPTTASTPTTPV, from the exons ATGTTTGCGGGATTGCCTGAGCTTGGGATATCCAATGGCGAGGATCTCAAAGAAACTCTCACCAACTGCACTGAGCCTTTGAAAGCCATTGATCAGTTTCAG ACAGAGAATGGCATTTTATTGCCAACTCTCCAGTCTGCACTACCCTTTCTGGACCTTCATGGCACCCCTCGACTGGAGTTTCACCAGTCGGTGTTCGACGAGCTTCGCGATAAGTTGATGGAGAGAGTCGCCACCATTGCAGAAGGCAAAGAAGAGGACCG TTATGGTAAACTAGAGGAGCTGCTGGAAAAGAGCTTTCCTCTCGTGAAGATGCCCTCAATACAACCAGTGGTCATGCAGGTCCTGAAGCATCTACCAAAG GTGCCAGAGAAGAAGCTGAAGGTGGTGATGGCTGACAAGGAGCTTTATAAGGTCTGTGCAGTCGAGGTGAAGAGGCAGATCTGGCAGGACAACCAGGCCCTCTTCGGCGATGAGGTCTCTCCCCTGCTGAAGCAGTACATAGTGGAGAAGGAAGCGGCCCTCTTCAGCAACgacctctccatcctccacaaCTTCTTCAGCCCCTCGCCCAAAACCAGACGCCAGGGAGAG GTGGTCCTCAAGCTGACCCAGATGATTGGGAAGAACGTGAAGCTTTACGACATGGTTCTGCAGTTCCTGAGAACCCTCTTTCTGCGGACGCGGAACGTCCACTACTGCACACTGCGTGCCGAGCTGCTGATGTCCCTCCACGACCTGGACATCAGTGAGATCTGCTCCGTAGACCCCTGCCACAAG TTCACCTGGTGCTTGGATGCCTGCATCCGGGAGAAGTTTGTGGATGCCAAGCGGGCCAGGGAGCTGCAAGGTTTTCTGGATGGAGTCCGGAAAGGACAGGAGCAAGTTCTAGG GGATCTCTCCATGATTCTGTGCGACCCGTTTGCCTGTAACACCTTGGTGTTGAGTACTGTCCGAAACCTCCAGGAACTGCTGAGCCAGGACGCTCTTCCCAGG gaCAGCCCAGACCTGTTGCTACTCCTGAGAATGCTGTCCCTCGGTCAAGGCGCTTGGGATATGATCGACAGCCAGGTTTTCAAAGAGCCGCGATTG GATGTGGAGGTTGTGACCCGCTTCCTGCCTGCCATGATGTCGGTGGTGGTGGACGACTACACCTTCACGGTGGAGCAGAAGCTGCCCAGTGAGGAGAAGACCTCCGTCACATACCCCACCTCTCTGCCGGATTCCTTCAACAA GTACCTGCAGGAGAACCGAGTGGCCTGTGAAATGGGCCTGTACTATGTCCTCCACATTGCCAAACAGAGGAACAAGAATGCCTTACAACGGTTGCTTCCCTCTTTGG TGGAGACCCTCAACGACATGGCGTTTGGGGACATCTTCCTGCACCTGCTGACCGGACACCTCACCCTGCTGTCGGACGAGTTCAGCACAGAGGAGTTCTGCACTGCTGTCTTCGATGgcttcctcctgacctcctaCTCAAG CAAAGAGAACGTCCACAGACACTCTCTGCGCTTGTTGCTGCATCTCCACCACAAGGTGCTGCCATCGTACATGGAGACCTTGATGAAAACCCTGGAGCCGCCCAAACAA AGTAGTGAGCCGGTGAAGGAGTTATACACCCAGCTCACAGAGAAGCTGGAGGCCCAGAAGAAGAGCCCCCCAGAGCCAGACGAGGCCCCCTCTCTGGACCTCGGCCTCCATCCTGTCACGGTCCCCACCAcggcctccacccccaccacacccgtCTGA
- the arrdc1a gene encoding arrestin domain-containing protein 1a isoform X2, with amino-acid sequence MGKLQEFDIILTDNKVVYSPGESITGTLKITTAEPLLCKAIKVNCNGFCGVTSKINDTAWTVEEPYFNSTVIVTDKASAPTSFEGNYGKIIYRVRAFIDTPRFAKDYKTEKPFYLLSLLNLNEVPDIQEPSSSAITKKFSYMLMKTGTVSLKAQTDMRGYTPGQVIQLTAEVQNQSGRTTSTVVASLMQRVTYQTKSKPTYDQKTIAEVEGAGVKAGKLSEWKEQIIVPPLPQSSLSGCNLITMEYYIQVTLKSADATVTLPIHVGNVSLDKKSKTSIKAAPPSRLDSSPAARPISIADPTSPPTPAPRAATRKRGSSCASPSAPPADEHHDGPGAIPTKNSQLGPSVPQASMSPCAFSYAPGVTFPQNPSQHGSTGATGASAPYFSEGTPMPIAFPPLLHPDYGNSVYPLGRSASHFQLYPTLPEAPPSYDQSCSGST; translated from the exons ATGGGAAAGCTTCAGGAATTTGATATTATTTTAACCGACAACAAAGTTGTTTACAGCCCCGGAGAATCCATCACAGGCACGCTGAAAATTACAACAGCAGAACCACTGCTGTGTAAAG CAATCAAGGTGAATTGCAATGGCTTCTGTGGCGTGACCAGCAAAATCAACGACACCGCATGGACCGTGGAGGAGCCCTACTTTAACAGCACGGTCATTGTGACAGATAAAG CCTCTGCGCCTACATCTTTTGAAGGAAATTATGGGAAGATCATTTACAGAGTTAGGGCTTTTATTGACACCCCTCGCTTCGCAAAGGACTACAAGACGGAGAAACCCTTCTACCTGCTGAGTCTCCTCAATCTGAACGAAGTGCCTGACATACAG GAACCTAGTTCCTCAGCCATAACCAAGAAGTTCAGCTACATGCTGATGAAGACAGGCACCGTGTCTCTGAAGGCCCAGACGGACATGCGCGGCTACACTCCTGGGCAGGTCATCCAGCTCACCGCCGAGGTCCAGAACCAGTCAGGCAGGACCACGAGCACCGTGGTGGCCAGCCTCATGCAG AGAGTGACCTACCAGACCAAATCAAAGCCTACCTATGACCAGAAGACCATTGCGGAGGTGGAGGGTGCTGGGGTGAAGGCCGGCAAGCTGTCCGAGTGGAAGGAGCAGATCATCGTGCCTCCTCTTCCCCAGTCTTCCCTCTCTGGCTGTAACCTGATCACCATggaatactacatccaa GTAACCCTGAAGTCTGCGGATGCCACCGTGACCCTTCCCATCCACGTCGGAAATGTCTCGCTGGACAAGAAGTCCAAAACGTCCATCAAGGCAGCCCCACCCTCTCGCTTGGACTCCTCTCCGGCCGCTCGCCCCATCTCAATTGCggaccccacctctcctcccacgccAGCCCCCCGCGCAGCCACCCGGAAGAGAGGCTCTTCGTGTGCCTCCCCCAGCGCCCCACCAGCCGATGAGCACCATGACGGCCCAGGGGCCATCCCCACCAAGAACTCCCAGCTGGGCCCCTCGGTCCCCCAGGCCTCCATGTCCCCCTGTGCCTTTAGCTATGCCCCAGGTGTCACCTTCCCCCAGAATCCAAGCCAGCATGGTTCCACAGGGGCCACAGGGGCCAGCGCCCCATACTTCTCTGAGGGCACCCCTATGCCCAtcgccttcccccccctcttgcATCCAGACTACGGGAACTCTGTATACCCACTCGGTCGGTCTGCATCCCATTTTCAGCTGTATCCCACTCTTCCAG AGGCCCCACCCTCCTATGATCAGAGCTGTAGCGGCAGCACATAA
- the LOC134015289 gene encoding uncharacterized protein LOC134015289: MANLWKLNTPQPQPQTAGEPLEYVTCVGRALQPRSDAAEYDKRGSSCKPRPQQTRYTIRVRSKPLMPTSDPDDKPMLSIDQRADTVNVERWSKCDSECDADKIKTSRLSKFSLRPVIVSQGSVKTQVIQDPKAGTLESNPSLLGANDSMESPYLKHQKRKKKMINGFKPLKPVAPQQPSILQCAGITPDPRMEPANHQQGSGRAPVFRRFYEVVVEEPQRVGRRTSRQRSAPDSRGWRLEHCGGCLDERLDTAADSMKVAWSSSEDVQLELTGLCLQRGCGTVGQGRCGSPASGYPAKEACGRSSVSGDSADAPGCVDGLEDYATEDSCKDTDSFYDTKWDPGQLKVTFKLKNSNVLLSFSEKPST; the protein is encoded by the exons ATGGCCAATTTGTGGAAATTGAATACTCCACAACCACAACCCCAAACCGCTGGCGAGCCCCTGGAGTATGTGACCTGTGTAGGGAGAGCACTACAGCCACGCTCAGACGCTGCAGAGTACGACAAAAGAGGGTCGTCCTGCAAACCCAGACCACAGCAG ACAAGATACACTATCAGAGTCAGATCTAAACCACTGATGCCCACCTCAGACCCTGACGATAAACCAATGCTCTCCATCGACCAAAG GGCCGACACAGTCAATGTTGAGAGGTGGTCCAAGTGTGACAGTGAATGTGACGCAGACAAGATCAAGACCTCCAGGCTGTCTAAATTCTCCCTAAGACCAGTCATCGTCTCCCAG GGCAGTGTAAAGACACAGGTGATTCAGGACCCCAAGGCAGGCACACTGGAATCCAACCCGAGTCTCCTGGGAGCAAACGACAGCATGGAAAGCCCATACCTGAAACATCAGAAACGAAAGAAGAAGATGATTAATGG TTTCAAGCCTTTGAAACCTGTTGCTCCACAGCAACCAAGTATTTTGCAGTGTGCCGGCATCACTCCAG ACCCCAGGATGGAGCCGGCCAATCATCAGCAAGGTTCCGGAAGGGCTCCAGTGTTCCGCCGCTTCtatgaggtggtggtggaggagcccCAGAGAGTTGGACGTCGAACGTCAAGACAGAG GTCTGCCCCCGATTCCAGGGGGTGGCGGTTGGAGCACTGTGGCGGTTGCCTGGACGAGCGTCTGGATACGGCGGCGGACTCGATGAAGGTGGCCTGGTCTTCCTCTGAGGATGTCCAGCTGGAGCTGACAGGGTTATGCCTTCAGAGGGGATGTGGGACGGTTGGACAGGGGAGGTGTGGATCACCAGCCAGTGGGTACCCAGCAAAGGAGGCCTGCGGCAGGAGCTCGGTGTCGGGTGACTCTGCGGATGCTCctgggtgtgtggatggtctGGAGGATTACGCTACAGAGGACAGTTGTAAGGACACAGATTCATTCTACGACACTAAATGGGACCCCGGTCAACTTAAAGTGACCTTCAAACTCAAAAATTCGAACGTGCTGTTGAGTTTCTCCGAAAAGCCATCGACTTGA
- the arrdc1a gene encoding arrestin domain-containing protein 1a isoform X1 — translation MGKLQEFDIILTDNKVVYSPGESITGTLKITTAEPLLCKAIKVNCNGFCGVTSKINDTAWTVEEPYFNSTVIVTDKGTLKEGEHSFPFKFFIPASAPTSFEGNYGKIIYRVRAFIDTPRFAKDYKTEKPFYLLSLLNLNEVPDIQEPSSSAITKKFSYMLMKTGTVSLKAQTDMRGYTPGQVIQLTAEVQNQSGRTTSTVVASLMQRVTYQTKSKPTYDQKTIAEVEGAGVKAGKLSEWKEQIIVPPLPQSSLSGCNLITMEYYIQVTLKSADATVTLPIHVGNVSLDKKSKTSIKAAPPSRLDSSPAARPISIADPTSPPTPAPRAATRKRGSSCASPSAPPADEHHDGPGAIPTKNSQLGPSVPQASMSPCAFSYAPGVTFPQNPSQHGSTGATGASAPYFSEGTPMPIAFPPLLHPDYGNSVYPLGRSASHFQLYPTLPEAPPSYDQSCSGST, via the exons ATGGGAAAGCTTCAGGAATTTGATATTATTTTAACCGACAACAAAGTTGTTTACAGCCCCGGAGAATCCATCACAGGCACGCTGAAAATTACAACAGCAGAACCACTGCTGTGTAAAG CAATCAAGGTGAATTGCAATGGCTTCTGTGGCGTGACCAGCAAAATCAACGACACCGCATGGACCGTGGAGGAGCCCTACTTTAACAGCACGGTCATTGTGACAGATAAAG GAACACTGAAAGAGGGAGAACACAGCTTTCCCTTCAAGTTTTTCATTCCAG CCTCTGCGCCTACATCTTTTGAAGGAAATTATGGGAAGATCATTTACAGAGTTAGGGCTTTTATTGACACCCCTCGCTTCGCAAAGGACTACAAGACGGAGAAACCCTTCTACCTGCTGAGTCTCCTCAATCTGAACGAAGTGCCTGACATACAG GAACCTAGTTCCTCAGCCATAACCAAGAAGTTCAGCTACATGCTGATGAAGACAGGCACCGTGTCTCTGAAGGCCCAGACGGACATGCGCGGCTACACTCCTGGGCAGGTCATCCAGCTCACCGCCGAGGTCCAGAACCAGTCAGGCAGGACCACGAGCACCGTGGTGGCCAGCCTCATGCAG AGAGTGACCTACCAGACCAAATCAAAGCCTACCTATGACCAGAAGACCATTGCGGAGGTGGAGGGTGCTGGGGTGAAGGCCGGCAAGCTGTCCGAGTGGAAGGAGCAGATCATCGTGCCTCCTCTTCCCCAGTCTTCCCTCTCTGGCTGTAACCTGATCACCATggaatactacatccaa GTAACCCTGAAGTCTGCGGATGCCACCGTGACCCTTCCCATCCACGTCGGAAATGTCTCGCTGGACAAGAAGTCCAAAACGTCCATCAAGGCAGCCCCACCCTCTCGCTTGGACTCCTCTCCGGCCGCTCGCCCCATCTCAATTGCggaccccacctctcctcccacgccAGCCCCCCGCGCAGCCACCCGGAAGAGAGGCTCTTCGTGTGCCTCCCCCAGCGCCCCACCAGCCGATGAGCACCATGACGGCCCAGGGGCCATCCCCACCAAGAACTCCCAGCTGGGCCCCTCGGTCCCCCAGGCCTCCATGTCCCCCTGTGCCTTTAGCTATGCCCCAGGTGTCACCTTCCCCCAGAATCCAAGCCAGCATGGTTCCACAGGGGCCACAGGGGCCAGCGCCCCATACTTCTCTGAGGGCACCCCTATGCCCAtcgccttcccccccctcttgcATCCAGACTACGGGAACTCTGTATACCCACTCGGTCGGTCTGCATCCCATTTTCAGCTGTATCCCACTCTTCCAG AGGCCCCACCCTCCTATGATCAGAGCTGTAGCGGCAGCACATAA